A single region of the Bacteroidales bacterium genome encodes:
- the nosZ gene encoding Sec-dependent nitrous-oxide reductase, which yields MKNIKKATLNIPLFTLLIGFTAFLVSCGGGKQGADLEMGAPFGKESLKDIIERRGLNSEDVLAAAKTYTPDNIADEYVALNSGGQAGNMPMYTVPSMRMLKYVPICTRQPEIGYGYSMETKKLMEKGFIDGQEILWGDTHHPGYSETNGVYDGKWATVNDKANPRIFIVSLEDWEVKDVLQNPLFRSDHGGNFFTPNSEYILEATQYPAPFDRKYYPLSQANFEKYWRGGLTYWKFDNETGKVDLENSFTFEFPPYTQDLSDAGKLASDGWGFTNSFCTEMYYGGMESGRPPFEAGCSSRDVDYLHVTNWKKAEQVLAQGKYKVINGHKVIPIEVSIQEGLLYLVPEPKSPHGVDVDPTGDYIVVAGKLDSHAWVYSFEKIMKAIDEKNFEGYDNYGIPIISLESALHGSVEVGLGPLHNQYDDELGVIYTSIYVDSRITKWDYINLKVLGYVPSHYNIGHLVSSHGDTREPTGDYLIALNKLSIDRFNPVGPLHPQNHQLIDISGDEMKIIYDLPIPMGEPHYTILIKKDMFTPIDTYPPGTDITTNAKSQYYTDMGAEKVVEQGGEVHVYGTISNNSVTPSDIEVNQGQKVYIHLTNHGASKLDHYVYEIASYDQMYRWRPGETATLDFTADKAGMYPLLLDKIHHPDEIQLMGYLKVNFNEKAENDRLLAYASRVQWDMKMQSFKPSSIEMKNMLTGEMEFLNHGCNACHRFGEEYNGPDLLMVDKRRNDEWLKSWIMNPEKHMKEVDIEAMRQKYKLAMPNQNVSAENTDKIIQYMKLKSEAYMKGIQTQ from the coding sequence ATGAAGAATATAAAAAAAGCCACATTGAATATCCCACTTTTCACCTTACTGATTGGATTCACCGCATTCCTTGTAAGCTGCGGAGGTGGGAAACAGGGAGCTGATTTGGAAATGGGGGCCCCTTTTGGTAAAGAATCGCTGAAAGATATCATTGAAAGAAGGGGACTGAACTCCGAAGACGTTCTTGCTGCTGCCAAAACTTACACGCCTGATAATATTGCTGACGAGTACGTGGCCCTGAACTCAGGCGGACAGGCCGGAAATATGCCTATGTACACGGTTCCCTCCATGCGTATGTTGAAATATGTACCCATTTGCACACGTCAGCCTGAAATTGGCTATGGGTACAGCATGGAAACAAAAAAACTGATGGAGAAAGGATTCATTGATGGCCAGGAAATTCTCTGGGGTGATACCCATCACCCCGGATATTCTGAAACCAATGGGGTGTATGATGGTAAATGGGCAACCGTCAATGATAAAGCCAATCCGAGGATTTTCATTGTAAGCCTGGAGGATTGGGAAGTGAAAGACGTACTTCAGAATCCTTTGTTCAGGAGCGACCATGGCGGAAATTTCTTTACACCAAACTCGGAATATATTCTGGAAGCCACACAGTATCCTGCTCCGTTCGACCGAAAGTACTACCCCCTGTCACAGGCCAATTTTGAAAAATACTGGCGCGGTGGACTAACGTACTGGAAATTTGACAATGAAACAGGTAAAGTCGATCTTGAGAATTCTTTCACCTTTGAATTTCCGCCATACACCCAGGATTTGTCAGATGCCGGTAAGTTAGCCAGCGATGGGTGGGGCTTTACCAATTCATTCTGTACCGAAATGTACTATGGCGGTATGGAAAGCGGCCGGCCTCCTTTTGAGGCAGGCTGCTCCAGCCGGGACGTTGACTATCTGCACGTGACCAACTGGAAAAAAGCCGAGCAGGTTTTAGCACAGGGTAAATATAAGGTCATCAATGGTCACAAAGTGATCCCGATTGAGGTATCCATTCAGGAAGGGCTGCTTTACCTTGTTCCTGAACCGAAATCCCCTCACGGAGTGGATGTGGATCCTACAGGAGATTATATCGTAGTGGCTGGTAAACTGGATTCCCATGCATGGGTCTACTCTTTTGAGAAAATAATGAAAGCCATCGATGAGAAGAACTTCGAAGGGTATGATAATTATGGCATTCCGATCATTTCTCTGGAATCAGCCCTGCATGGCAGTGTTGAAGTAGGTCTGGGCCCACTGCACAACCAGTACGATGATGAACTTGGTGTCATCTATACCTCCATTTACGTCGATTCCAGGATTACGAAATGGGACTATATCAATCTGAAGGTATTGGGATATGTACCTTCCCATTATAATATCGGTCACCTGGTATCCTCTCACGGAGATACGAGAGAGCCCACCGGTGATTACCTGATCGCATTGAACAAGCTTTCCATCGACAGGTTCAATCCGGTGGGGCCGCTTCATCCGCAAAATCACCAGCTTATCGATATCAGCGGTGATGAAATGAAGATCATTTACGATCTGCCGATACCTATGGGAGAGCCTCATTATACCATATTAATAAAGAAGGATATGTTTACTCCCATTGATACCTATCCTCCGGGTACCGATATTACGACCAATGCCAAATCTCAGTACTACACTGATATGGGAGCAGAAAAAGTGGTGGAACAGGGTGGTGAAGTCCATGTGTATGGAACCATTAGCAACAATTCGGTAACTCCATCCGATATTGAAGTGAACCAGGGACAAAAGGTCTATATCCATCTGACCAATCATGGCGCCAGTAAATTGGATCATTATGTGTATGAGATTGCTTCCTATGACCAGATGTATCGCTGGCGTCCCGGAGAAACGGCTACACTGGATTTTACGGCTGACAAAGCTGGTATGTATCCTTTGCTTTTGGACAAGATCCATCATCCGGATGAAATTCAGCTCATGGGATACCTGAAGGTCAATTTCAACGAAAAAGCTGAAAATGACAGGCTTCTGGCTTATGCTTCCCGTGTGCAGTGGGATATGAAGATGCAGTCCTTTAAGCCATCTTCCATTGAAATGAAGAATATGCTCACCGGCGAGATGGAATTCCTGAATCATGGTTGCAATGCATGTCACCGTTTTGGAGAAGAATACAACGGGCCGGATCTGCTCATGGTTGACAAGCGCAGGAACGATGAGTGGCTGAAATCATGGATCATGAATCCGGAAAAACACATGAAAGAAGTTGATATTGAAGCCATGCGGCAAAAATATAAGCTGGCCATGCCCAATCAGAATGTTTCAGCTGAAAATACGGATAAGATCATTCAGTATATGAAGCTCAAATCCGAAGCCTATATGAAAGGGATACAGACCCAATAA
- a CDS encoding c-type cytochrome, translating to MKKICILLVMIVAGLSLVNCGGSGGDKKPKTLTANVENGKLVYEKACIACHMTGVAGAAALTDKPRWEEMAAKGMSVLHQSVINGVPNGNYGVMLPRGSCTDCSDQDLYDGIAYMMKQAGVTAK from the coding sequence ATGAAAAAGATTTGCATTTTACTAGTGATGATCGTGGCGGGGCTTTCCCTGGTTAATTGCGGAGGTTCAGGTGGTGATAAGAAACCGAAAACGCTGACAGCAAATGTTGAAAACGGGAAACTTGTGTATGAAAAGGCTTGCATTGCCTGTCACATGACTGGTGTGGCAGGAGCAGCTGCGCTGACGGATAAACCCCGTTGGGAAGAGATGGCCGCAAAGGGTATGAGCGTGCTTCACCAAAGTGTCATCAACGGTGTTCCTAACGGTAACTACGGTGTGATGCTCCCCAGGGGTTCATGTACGGATTGTTCCGATCAGGATCTATATGACGGTATTGCGTATATGATGAAACAGGCTGGTGTAACAGCCAAATGA
- the nosD gene encoding nitrous oxide reductase family maturation protein NosD, which produces MTAWVPLKCFSQGKKFGLLLPVEEQLPQTKPIPLQPLLDKALPGDTLILDRAIYMGPVHITTDRLVINGQGLAIITGMDLESVIHLECDSTKIMNLTITNSGGSHDRIDSGVKIYGNYNVIENCRIKECLFGVDIFKSDHNLVFHCEISSLTRRSKALKGDGVRLWWAKYNTVMGNYWHDVRDMVVWYSEENLFMDNKGIGNRYSIHFMYAHNNRIQGNEFYENSVGVFLMYSERTIMIDNLIMNSQGESGMCLGLKETSSNQILNNRFIYSAEGIHFDVSPYEIDKINTISQNEIAFCRAGMFFHTNQEGNLIKQNYFHNNLAQVVAEGKTASMNIWENNYFDDYMGFDRDKDNIGDNPYELYTYVEHLWDFNTDVKFYYGAPILAVLDFLERLAPFSKPKFILRDKKPMFKYQPSEVSY; this is translated from the coding sequence ATGACAGCCTGGGTCCCCCTGAAATGTTTTTCACAAGGAAAAAAATTCGGATTATTATTACCGGTTGAGGAGCAGTTGCCCCAGACCAAACCCATACCTCTTCAACCGCTGCTCGATAAGGCTCTTCCCGGTGATACATTGATATTGGACAGGGCAATTTACATGGGACCTGTTCATATTACGACCGACAGGCTGGTCATTAATGGCCAGGGATTGGCCATCATAACGGGCATGGACCTGGAGTCGGTCATTCACCTTGAGTGTGATAGTACGAAAATCATGAACCTGACCATCACCAATTCTGGTGGTTCCCATGATCGAATAGACAGCGGGGTAAAAATATACGGGAATTACAATGTGATTGAAAATTGCCGTATCAAAGAATGCCTTTTTGGAGTGGATATCTTCAAATCTGATCACAACCTTGTCTTTCATTGTGAAATTTCTTCTTTGACCAGAAGGTCCAAAGCATTGAAAGGGGATGGTGTCCGTCTTTGGTGGGCAAAATACAACACGGTGATGGGCAATTACTGGCATGATGTCAGGGATATGGTCGTATGGTACTCGGAAGAAAACCTGTTCATGGATAACAAGGGGATTGGCAACCGGTACAGCATCCATTTCATGTACGCCCACAATAACCGCATACAGGGCAATGAGTTCTATGAGAACTCGGTCGGCGTATTTTTGATGTACAGTGAACGAACCATCATGATCGATAACCTGATCATGAATTCTCAGGGCGAAAGTGGAATGTGCCTTGGATTGAAGGAAACATCCTCAAACCAGATCCTTAATAATCGCTTTATCTATTCTGCCGAAGGAATTCATTTCGATGTGTCACCCTACGAAATTGACAAGATCAACACGATCTCCCAAAACGAGATCGCCTTTTGCCGTGCAGGGATGTTCTTTCATACTAATCAGGAAGGAAACCTGATCAAACAAAATTATTTCCATAACAACCTGGCCCAGGTTGTTGCTGAAGGCAAAACAGCCAGCATGAATATCTGGGAAAATAATTATTTTGATGATTATATGGGATTTGACCGTGATAAGGATAATATTGGCGATAATCCCTATGAGTTGTATACCTACGTTGAGCATTTGTGGGATTTCAATACGGATGTAAAGTTTTATTACGGAGCACCTATTCTGGCTGTTCTTGATTTTCTGGAACGCCTGGCACCGTTTTCAAAACCCAAATTTATTCTCAGAGACAAGAAACCAATGTTTAAATATCAGCCCAGCGAGGTAAGTTATTGA
- a CDS encoding TonB-dependent receptor: protein MIDMKYKNILLLVLFMTSAVYCVEAQQDTIYMDEIIIVGKQPNNLLRSQIIAESWKLKNIHDVGEIFNAQPGFGVIKRGNYAMEPVLRGYKEDQVNTQFNTGATSSNACPNRMDPAISQIAPEEIEKIEVIKGPYSVRYGQSFGGTVNIISNKAENSDQFKIKGSAKGGFISNGTSGYGELNLLMTDRKYFVLLNANYKDFGNYKSGDGKEIPSSFRRFGYSARFLYNLTENQHVQITWRQGYAKDILHAGLPMDADKDNSSMLSIDYQGLNLSPTLLSFKAKLFGSYVDHEMSNDLRPNYKAIHARTPVTATVYGGRAELGLQLTSKDIAYIGADYKHVNKDGKRTREVYVNVCTGAHFDPPKVFQDYVWQDSGLDDLGIFLENRSQISPRLLWIIGIRLDLVAYAIHDPAPDFQEYYPDGIDPDTRLTTALNTSLNWQVTQHSDLEWAVGRGVHSPELHQLFIDHMSIGKDAYEYVGNPNLKSEINYQTDLKFTQRFGIGSAFGNVFYSYLNDYITAKVDTTLEKKFIPCQPPTHAKRYENIDKAFMVGFEAGFDIRFLKNFIYILNGSYTYAQNVSWDEPLSEIPPFRIMTSLGYRLEKLEALLSAHIVSAQNRVAESFNESTTPGYATFDVSVDYKPLKFLEIFGSVTNIFDKNYADHLSRAYVNMDEESLYYEPGRSFNVGIKVSF, encoded by the coding sequence ATGATCGATATGAAATACAAAAATATTCTTCTTTTAGTCCTTTTTATGACCTCTGCTGTCTACTGTGTTGAAGCGCAACAGGATACCATCTACATGGATGAAATCATCATTGTAGGGAAGCAGCCGAATAATCTTTTAAGGTCGCAAATCATAGCAGAATCCTGGAAATTAAAAAACATTCATGATGTTGGCGAGATTTTCAATGCACAACCTGGATTCGGGGTCATCAAGCGAGGTAATTACGCCATGGAACCCGTTTTGAGAGGTTATAAAGAGGACCAGGTCAATACGCAGTTCAATACCGGAGCCACCAGTTCCAATGCTTGCCCTAACCGGATGGATCCAGCCATCAGCCAGATCGCTCCGGAAGAGATTGAAAAAATAGAAGTCATAAAGGGTCCTTATTCCGTAAGGTACGGTCAATCTTTTGGAGGAACTGTCAATATTATTTCCAATAAAGCAGAAAATTCCGATCAATTCAAGATAAAAGGCTCGGCGAAAGGCGGATTCATTTCCAATGGTACCAGCGGATATGGTGAGCTCAACCTGTTGATGACCGACAGGAAATATTTTGTTTTGCTGAACGCCAATTATAAAGATTTTGGGAATTATAAAAGCGGCGACGGAAAGGAGATCCCTTCTTCCTTCAGGCGGTTCGGGTATTCTGCCAGATTTTTATATAACCTCACGGAGAATCAGCATGTACAGATTACCTGGAGGCAGGGATATGCAAAGGATATCCTGCATGCCGGATTGCCAATGGATGCCGATAAGGACAACTCGAGCATGCTTTCCATCGATTATCAGGGCCTGAATCTTTCACCCACGCTGCTTTCCTTCAAAGCCAAGTTGTTTGGATCCTATGTGGACCACGAGATGTCAAACGACCTTCGCCCGAATTATAAAGCTATTCATGCCCGTACACCTGTAACTGCGACCGTTTACGGTGGAAGGGCAGAACTGGGTTTACAGCTAACCTCAAAGGATATTGCCTATATTGGTGCTGACTACAAGCATGTCAATAAGGACGGCAAACGAACCCGGGAGGTTTACGTGAATGTTTGCACAGGAGCGCACTTCGATCCGCCAAAAGTATTTCAGGATTATGTGTGGCAGGATTCAGGATTAGATGATTTAGGCATTTTCCTGGAAAATCGCAGTCAGATCTCCCCCAGACTTTTATGGATCATTGGCATACGTCTTGACCTGGTGGCCTATGCCATCCATGATCCGGCACCTGATTTTCAGGAATATTATCCCGACGGTATTGACCCGGATACCAGGCTTACGACGGCTTTGAATACATCTTTGAACTGGCAGGTCACTCAACATTCCGACCTGGAGTGGGCTGTCGGAAGAGGCGTGCATTCTCCGGAACTGCATCAGTTATTCATTGATCATATGAGCATTGGAAAGGATGCTTATGAATATGTTGGTAATCCGAACCTCAAGTCAGAAATAAACTATCAGACCGATCTTAAATTTACACAACGTTTTGGAATCGGTTCGGCCTTTGGTAATGTTTTCTACTCCTACCTGAACGATTATATTACCGCCAAAGTGGATACGACCCTGGAGAAAAAGTTTATTCCGTGCCAGCCGCCCACCCATGCAAAAAGATATGAAAACATTGATAAAGCTTTTATGGTTGGCTTTGAGGCCGGGTTTGACATCCGGTTCCTTAAAAATTTTATTTATATCCTGAACGGAAGCTATACCTATGCTCAAAATGTAAGCTGGGATGAGCCCCTTTCAGAAATTCCGCCATTCAGGATCATGACTTCACTGGGTTACCGGTTGGAAAAACTTGAGGCTTTGCTCAGCGCTCACATTGTAAGTGCCCAGAACAGGGTTGCTGAATCTTTCAATGAAAGCACAACACCAGGCTACGCCACATTCGATGTATCTGTTGATTACAAACCGCTAAAGTTTCTGGAAATCTTTGGTTCGGTGACCAATATTTTTGATAAAAATTATGCTGATCACCTCAGCAGAGCTTATGTCAATATGGATGAGGAAAGTTTGTATTATGAACCGGGAAGAAGCTTTAATGTGGGAATTAAGGTCAGTTTTTAG
- a CDS encoding 4Fe-4S dicluster domain-containing protein has protein sequence MSPKKLDLNRRDFLKAGATAVVSLAAITAGVTYVKKVVGKDIRSQEFLRPPGAVAESDFIYGCIKCGLCVQICPVQAITLAGISRGLSYGTPYLDVRQQACDFSCDSLQCVETCPTGVLDFKQFKAAGEKAIIAFEEEQGAHHGRNPFRVQISAMKESVKMGKARLNPQTCLAALGQGFTGTPRGEDFRGVNRTPARGGQGRGYPLSHDEEYDSIQGEGDEGHLHEGHLDEGHGRGEGRGSGEGYGRGQGRGEGRGQGRGYGEGQGRGEGRGYGEGQGRGEGRSYGEGQGRGEGRGYGEGQGRGRDENADSLTEDNPGRHLDTEHTDQGEGPGRGYNDDRYGQESEESYQTKASPVREKYYERQLCDLCVTECPIGCKAIVMNKLKDGSGNSVIMPEVLDGCTGCGVCVMVCPTAEPSIIVEPIKEQAYV, from the coding sequence ATGAGTCCAAAAAAACTTGATCTTAACAGGCGTGATTTTTTAAAAGCCGGTGCTACGGCAGTTGTGTCGCTGGCAGCGATCACGGCAGGAGTCACCTATGTAAAAAAGGTTGTCGGAAAGGATATCCGCTCCCAGGAATTTCTCAGGCCACCAGGAGCTGTTGCGGAGAGTGATTTTATCTATGGGTGCATTAAATGCGGACTTTGCGTTCAGATATGTCCGGTTCAAGCCATAACCCTGGCCGGGATAAGCAGGGGATTATCCTACGGCACACCCTACCTGGATGTCAGGCAGCAGGCCTGTGATTTTTCCTGCGATTCGTTGCAGTGTGTTGAGACCTGTCCTACAGGAGTTTTGGATTTTAAGCAATTTAAGGCGGCAGGGGAAAAGGCCATCATTGCGTTTGAAGAAGAACAGGGGGCTCATCACGGGAGAAATCCTTTCAGGGTTCAGATCAGTGCGATGAAGGAGTCGGTAAAGATGGGCAAAGCCAGGTTAAATCCTCAGACCTGCCTCGCAGCGCTTGGACAGGGATTTACAGGAACCCCGCGGGGTGAAGATTTCAGGGGAGTCAACCGCACCCCCGCGCGCGGGGGGCAGGGTAGAGGTTACCCCCTGAGCCACGACGAAGAATATGACAGCATCCAGGGTGAAGGCGATGAAGGCCATCTTCATGAAGGTCACCTTGATGAAGGCCACGGCAGAGGAGAGGGAAGGGGTTCTGGTGAAGGCTATGGCAGGGGTCAGGGCAGAGGTGAGGGGCGCGGCCAGGGCAGAGGCTATGGCGAAGGTCAGGGCAGAGGCGAGGGCAGAGGCTACGGCGAAGGTCAGGGCAGAGGCGAGGGCAGAAGCTATGGCGAAGGTCAGGGCAGAGGCGAGGGTAGAGGCTACGGCGAAGGTCAGGGCAGAGGCCGGGATGAAAATGCTGACAGTCTTACTGAAGATAACCCCGGCAGACACCTGGATACGGAGCACACAGATCAGGGAGAAGGACCCGGCAGGGGATATAATGATGACCGTTACGGTCAGGAGTCGGAAGAATCATACCAAACAAAGGCTTCTCCTGTGCGGGAAAAATATTATGAAAGGCAACTTTGTGATTTGTGTGTGACAGAATGCCCGATCGGGTGTAAAGCCATCGTTATGAACAAGCTAAAGGATGGCTCCGGAAACTCGGTCATCATGCCGGAGGTACTTGACGGATGCACCGGCTGCGGAGTATGTGTTATGGTTTGCCCAACGGCGGAACCCAGTATCATTGTTGAACCGATAAAAGAGCAAGCATATGTTTAA
- a CDS encoding NapH/MauN family ferredoxin-type protein produces MFNPQSTKEPLPPKPVEAMPHTLAGMTFNEWRQKKQKSHKWRNIRWSVVIGLSVLFILSFALDLSILEGSLSGSRLLGFYLIDPYNSLQMLAISSTTGYIVHLTMNFWIGLGTIVLFYAIMGGRTYCSWVCPYHLLAEWTDKMRDLLVRKYKWKDHTFHRSIRYVFWIGFILVAFFTKNLVFEDVNMVGILSRTMIYGPGLILLWVLGVILFEVLYSKRFWCRYVCPLGTTMGMIGSVAPLSIKFEHDKCGYCRDCQTVCLVPHVLWFVQRGKATQAVHYTGQDCTRCGLCVDSCPGGALSYSFKGIDKLT; encoded by the coding sequence ATGTTTAATCCCCAATCAACCAAAGAACCATTACCGCCCAAACCGGTCGAAGCGATGCCTCATACCTTGGCGGGGATGACCTTCAATGAATGGCGACAGAAAAAACAAAAAAGTCATAAATGGCGAAACATCCGTTGGTCAGTGGTCATCGGATTGAGTGTGCTCTTTATCCTTTCATTTGCCCTCGACTTGTCGATACTGGAAGGTTCTCTCAGCGGCTCCAGGCTTTTGGGTTTTTATCTGATCGATCCATATAACTCCCTTCAAATGCTGGCAATCTCATCCACAACCGGTTACATAGTCCATCTGACGATGAATTTTTGGATTGGACTGGGCACCATCGTTCTTTTTTATGCGATCATGGGAGGCCGGACGTATTGTTCATGGGTTTGTCCATATCATCTTTTAGCCGAGTGGACTGATAAGATGCGTGATCTTCTGGTTCGGAAATATAAATGGAAAGACCATACTTTTCACAGGTCGATCAGGTATGTCTTCTGGATTGGTTTTATCCTGGTGGCTTTCTTTACCAAGAATCTTGTGTTTGAAGATGTAAATATGGTGGGGATCCTTTCCAGAACGATGATCTACGGCCCCGGATTGATCCTGTTGTGGGTACTGGGGGTCATTTTGTTCGAAGTGCTTTACAGCAAAAGATTCTGGTGCAGGTATGTCTGCCCGCTGGGAACGACCATGGGCATGATTGGTTCGGTTGCTCCGCTGTCCATCAAATTTGAGCACGATAAATGCGGATATTGCCGTGATTGCCAAACAGTTTGTCTCGTACCGCATGTTCTGTGGTTTGTACAGAGAGGCAAGGCCACACAGGCCGTCCACTATACCGGACAGGATTGCACCCGATGTGGATTGTGTGTGGACAGTTGCCCGGGAGGAGCACTGAGTTATTCATTTAAAGGAATTGATAAACTGACATGA
- a CDS encoding ATP-binding cassette domain-containing protein, translating into MTNQQGAPLIYAEGLSKTFKNQEVIHNLSICFREGERVSLSGPNGAGKTTLVRCILGHYIFSGILKVLDQDPRKNHEILMRQIGFVPQIPPPLKMTIKEMLDFFPRLTGVPAENFMEISEKMGLSIRDNLSKSFLKLSGGMKQKLLIAFALGRMPKIILMDEPAANLDPLAREVLFDYLNNYKRDSLMIIISHRMSDISKIVNREIEMDLGKISMDKFL; encoded by the coding sequence ATGACAAATCAACAAGGAGCCCCCCTCATCTATGCAGAGGGACTGTCGAAAACTTTTAAGAACCAGGAAGTCATTCATAACCTTTCCATTTGCTTCCGGGAAGGGGAAAGAGTGAGCCTGAGCGGACCAAACGGAGCAGGAAAGACAACCCTGGTCCGCTGCATCCTGGGCCATTACATTTTTAGCGGCATACTGAAAGTACTGGACCAGGATCCCAGGAAAAACCACGAAATTCTGATGCGACAAATTGGATTCGTCCCTCAGATCCCCCCTCCACTCAAAATGACGATCAAGGAGATGCTGGATTTTTTCCCACGCCTCACGGGTGTTCCTGCGGAAAATTTTATGGAGATCAGTGAAAAAATGGGATTAAGCATCAGGGATAATCTTTCAAAATCATTTCTGAAACTATCCGGGGGGATGAAACAAAAACTATTAATTGCCTTTGCATTGGGGCGAATGCCCAAAATAATCCTCATGGATGAACCTGCCGCCAACCTGGACCCCCTGGCCAGGGAAGTGTTGTTTGATTATTTGAACAATTATAAAAGGGATTCCCTGATGATCATTATCAGTCATCGCATGAGTGACATATCAAAAATTGTGAACCGTGAGATTGAAATGGATTTGGGTAAAATATCGATGGATAAATTTTTGTAA
- a CDS encoding ABC transporter permease subunit, which yields MRKTIWILTIQELKQSMRSKWFWIYSLLFGGFVAVMFALGITESQIIGFVGLSRLIVTFMQVCIVILPIYVLITTARSVVGDRETHVMEYILSLPMSFSSYFWAKLISRFIEVFTPVFIALLGATLWGLIIKIDVPWDLFALYSGLLAVMVFSFLGIAMYVSTFSSTQNMAVTTAFILWLVLVAFLDLILMGVLLKMKVEPAVVIGLGMLNPLQVFRTAALALFDPQLTVMGPASYYILDTVSRYGFILFALLYPLALGLIFAFLGNRYFKRKDLV from the coding sequence ATGCGTAAAACGATATGGATACTGACGATCCAGGAACTGAAACAAAGCATGAGGTCAAAATGGTTCTGGATCTATAGCCTGCTGTTCGGTGGTTTCGTGGCAGTTATGTTTGCATTGGGCATTACCGAATCACAGATCATTGGCTTTGTCGGCCTCAGCCGGCTCATTGTCACCTTTATGCAGGTTTGCATCGTCATCCTGCCAATCTATGTATTGATCACCACTGCCCGGTCGGTGGTGGGTGACAGGGAAACCCATGTGATGGAATATATTCTTTCACTGCCTATGTCATTCAGCAGTTATTTCTGGGCAAAATTGATCAGCCGATTCATCGAAGTATTTACACCCGTCTTCATCGCTCTTTTAGGCGCTACATTGTGGGGCCTCATCATAAAAATTGATGTCCCGTGGGATCTTTTTGCACTCTACAGCGGGTTACTGGCCGTAATGGTTTTCAGTTTCCTCGGAATAGCCATGTATGTTTCAACTTTTTCCAGCACACAGAACATGGCTGTCACTACCGCTTTTATTCTATGGCTGGTCTTGGTTGCTTTCTTAGACCTGATCCTGATGGGTGTGTTACTGAAGATGAAAGTTGAACCTGCCGTTGTGATCGGTTTAGGAATGCTGAATCCTCTACAGGTTTTCAGAACTGCGGCACTGGCTTTGTTTGATCCCCAACTGACCGTTATGGGGCCTGCTTCCTACTATATTCTTGATACGGTGAGCCGTTATGGTTTTATCCTTTTTGCGTTGTTGTATCCTCTGGCATTGGGCTTGATCTTTGCCTTCCTGGGCAATCGTTATTTTAAAAGGAAAGATCTGGTATAA
- a CDS encoding YceI family protein, translating to MSFLLLFLNPPANTLAEELPLPTAESIKTYSVETESSRLYWYSGSHKGYVLLKDGIIKVKDNEILTGRFRILMDSIVDTDIDYELMRLTLENILRSEEFFNTQHYPYALFTIINSFNFQPGKPYITGCLKITDTTHLVSFHCELFLEDDLLRAESEMFSIDRIKWGITSMSKDYVASENSYIVPEEIKFKIVLQARQS from the coding sequence ATGAGTTTTTTGCTGTTATTTCTGAACCCTCCGGCTAATACGCTGGCGGAGGAACTACCCTTACCTACGGCAGAATCCATCAAGACCTATTCCGTTGAAACCGAATCAAGCAGATTATACTGGTATAGCGGATCCCACAAGGGTTATGTGCTGTTGAAAGATGGAATTATCAAAGTAAAAGATAATGAAATCCTCACCGGAAGATTTCGTATATTAATGGATAGTATTGTCGATACGGATATTGATTATGAATTGATGCGATTGACCCTCGAGAACATCCTCAGGTCAGAAGAATTTTTCAATACGCAGCATTATCCCTATGCCTTGTTCACGATCATCAATTCATTTAATTTTCAACCCGGAAAGCCCTACATAACCGGCTGTTTAAAAATAACCGACACCACTCACCTGGTTAGCTTTCATTGTGAACTTTTCTTGGAGGACGATCTGTTGCGCGCTGAATCTGAAATGTTTTCCATTGATCGGATAAAATGGGGGATAACCAGTATGTCAAAGGATTATGTCGCCAGTGAGAACAGCTACATCGTTCCTGAGGAGATAAAATTCAAGATCGTCCTGCAGGCACGCCAGTCATGA